Proteins encoded within one genomic window of Cucurbita pepo subsp. pepo cultivar mu-cu-16 unplaced genomic scaffold, ASM280686v2 Cp4.1_scaffold000419, whole genome shotgun sequence:
- the LOC111785253 gene encoding basic form of pathogenesis-related protein 1-like: MWAQTLPIMAAFMATFIFLLALTNAQNAPGDYLALHNRARAQVGVGPMQWSNTVAVYAQAYAEKRKGDCAMIHSTGPYGENIAAGYYPEFTGADAVKLWANEKPLYDHASNKCVGGECGHYTHMVWRSSVRLGCARVPCKANSQFVVCNYDPPGNYIGEKPYDSWVV; encoded by the coding sequence ATGTGGGCTCAAACCCTTCCGATCATGGCCGCTTTTATGGCcactttcattttcctcctcGCCCTAACCAACGCTCAAAACGCCCCTGGTGACTACCTCGCGCTTCACAACCGAGCTCGAGCCCAGGTCGGCGTCGGCCCCATGCAATGGAGCAACACCGTGGCCGTGTACGCTCAAGCCTATgcggaaaaaagaaagggtgaCTGCGCCATGATTCACTCAACCGGGCCGTACGGAGAAAATATAGCCGCGGGCTACTACCCTGAGTTCACCGGGGCGGATGCAGTGAAGTTGTGGGCAAACGAGAAGCCGCTGTATGATCATGCGTCGAATAAATGCGTGGGTGGTGAATGTGGGCACTACACTCATATGGTGTGGCGGAGCTCGGTGCGGCTTGGATGTGCTAGAGTGCCCTGCAAGGCTAATTCTCAGTTTGTTGTTTGCAATTATGATCCTCCTGGCAACTATATTGGGGAAAAGCCTTATGATTCTTGGGTGGTATGA